Within Cellulophaga sp. L1A9, the genomic segment AAAATAAATACGCCCTGTAAAGTCAAAATGACCGAATGGTAAAAAACGAGCAACACCAAACATTATCAACGCTGCTAAAAGCCAAACTATCGCTGGCGGTAATTTTAAATACATCTGATAAAATATAAACGATTAAAATACTATTTTTGAATTAAATGACATTACACTAAAATGGAAATTGTTTTTGCAACGCACAACAAAAATAAGGTATACGAAGTTCAATTATTAGTACCTGAACATATAAAAATTCTTTCGTTAGAAACTATAGGCTGTTATGATGAAATCCCTGAAACAGCAGATACACTAGAAGGAAATGCTAAAATTAAAGCGGACTTTGTGACCAAAAACTACAAACTCCCTTGTTTCGCTGACGATACAGGTTTACTTGTAGCTAGTTTAAACGGTGCTCCAGGAGTTTTATCTGCAAGATATGCTGGAGCACAAAAAGACTCTGAAGCTAATATGGAAAAACTTTTAGTGGCTTTAAAAAACAAAGAAAATAGAAAAGCTAGATTTGAAACTGTTATTGCATTAAATTTAAACGGACAACAACTGTTGTTTAACGGAATAGCTTCTGGGGAAATTACCCCCACTAAAAGCGGAACTAAAGGCTTTGGCTATGACCCTATATTTAAACCAGAAGGTTACGAAAGCACTTTTGCTGAATTGCCCGTAGAAATCAAAAATAAGATTAGTCATCGCGGAAAAGCAATGAAAAAACTTATTGATTATTTAAACAAAATGGAGAAATAGAAGAATTTCATAAACACAAATATTTATAAATCAGTTTGTTACAAATTAAATAATGTAATTTTAAATTTAATTTATTATCTAATTAATTAGCAGTACCTTTGCAGCTTTAAATAACGCCGCTGGTATAGCATGTGTTGCGCTGAGTCTAAATAGGTTATAAAAAATAATCGCTCTATGCAACAGACATATTTGCGATTAACAATAACATATTATGACAAAATTTGAAGCGTTAGGCCTTAAAAAGTCTATCTTAGACGCTATTACAGACATGGGTTTTGAAACCCCTTCTGATGTACAAGAAAAAGCAATTCCAATATTACTAGGTGAAGATACAGACTTAGTTGCACTTGCTCAAACGGGTACAGGAAAAACAGCAGCATTTGGTTTTCCATTAATTCAAAAAATAGATGCAGATAGTAGAACCACTCAAGGTTTAATATTATCACCAACTCGTGAACTTTGTTTGCAGATTACAAATGAAATGCAATCGTATTCTAAATACGAAAAGAACATTAATGTTGTTGCTATCTATGGTGGTGCTAGCATCACTGATCAAGCAAGACAAATTAAGCGTGGTGCACAAATTATCGTTGCGACTCCTGGTCGTATGAAAGATATGATGAGCCGTGGATTAGTTGACATCTCTAAAATTGATTACTGTATTTTAGATGAAGCTGATGAAATGCTTAACATGGGATTCTTTGAAGATATCAAAGAAATTCTTTCTGACACTCCAAAAGAAAAAAGCACATGGTTATTCTCTGCAACAATGCCAAGAGAAGTAGCTACAATTGCTAAAAAGTTTATGCGTAGTCCACAAGAAATTACTGTGGGAACAAAAAACTCTGGGGCATCAACAGTACAACACGAATATTATGTAGTTAGTGGTCGTGATAGATACCCTGCATTAAAAAGATTAGCAGATACAAATCCTGATATTTTCTCAGTTATCTTCTGTAGAACAAAACGAGACACTCAAAAAGTAGCAGAAAGCCTTATTGAAGACGGATACAACGCTGGTGCTTTACATGGCGATTTAAGTCAAAACCAAAGAGATTTGGTTATGAGTTCTTTCCGTAAAAAACAAATACAAATGTTAGTTGCAACTGATGTTGCTGCACGTGGTATTGATGTTGATGATATTACACACGTAATTAATTATCAATTACCAGATGAAATAGAAACCTACACTCACCGTAGTGGTAGAACTGGTAGAGCTGGTAAATCTGGTATCTCAATGGTTATTATTACCAGAAGTGAACTTAGAAAAATTAAAGCTATAGAGAATAAAATTGGTCAAAAATTCATCACAAAAAATATTCCTAGCGGAATGGAAATTTGTGAGATTCAATTATATCACTTAGCAAACAAAATAAAAGATACTGAGATCAACGAAGAAGTTGAATCTTATTTACCTGCAATAAATGATGTCTTTAAAGATATCGACAGAGAAGAGCTTATTAAGAAAGTAATTTCAGTAGAATTTACACGTTTCTTTAATTACTACAACAAAACTAGAGATTTAAATTCTGGAAACTCTGACCGAGGAGATAGAGAAGAAAGAGGCAGCAATACTGGTAGTGGTGAAATACCTACTAGTGGTTCTGTTCGTTACTTTATCAATGTTGGAGAAAAAGATGAATACGATTGGATGTCACTTAAAGACTTC encodes:
- a CDS encoding DEAD/DEAH box helicase — encoded protein: MTKFEALGLKKSILDAITDMGFETPSDVQEKAIPILLGEDTDLVALAQTGTGKTAAFGFPLIQKIDADSRTTQGLILSPTRELCLQITNEMQSYSKYEKNINVVAIYGGASITDQARQIKRGAQIIVATPGRMKDMMSRGLVDISKIDYCILDEADEMLNMGFFEDIKEILSDTPKEKSTWLFSATMPREVATIAKKFMRSPQEITVGTKNSGASTVQHEYYVVSGRDRYPALKRLADTNPDIFSVIFCRTKRDTQKVAESLIEDGYNAGALHGDLSQNQRDLVMSSFRKKQIQMLVATDVAARGIDVDDITHVINYQLPDEIETYTHRSGRTGRAGKSGISMVIITRSELRKIKAIENKIGQKFITKNIPSGMEICEIQLYHLANKIKDTEINEEVESYLPAINDVFKDIDREELIKKVISVEFTRFFNYYNKTRDLNSGNSDRGDREERGSNTGSGEIPTSGSVRYFINVGEKDEYDWMSLKDFLRDTLEVGQDDIFKVDVKESFSFFNTDAAITPKILETFKDFKVDGRFVNVEISSNPGGGGGRGGRDRNRSGGGGGRDRNRGGGGGGGDFKKRRSSSSRDGGYGGSSEGGSSRRRSDSGSGSKSGSRSGSRESSSGSKSKRRSGFF
- a CDS encoding non-canonical purine NTP diphosphatase, which encodes MEIVFATHNKNKVYEVQLLVPEHIKILSLETIGCYDEIPETADTLEGNAKIKADFVTKNYKLPCFADDTGLLVASLNGAPGVLSARYAGAQKDSEANMEKLLVALKNKENRKARFETVIALNLNGQQLLFNGIASGEITPTKSGTKGFGYDPIFKPEGYESTFAELPVEIKNKISHRGKAMKKLIDYLNKMEK